Part of the Flavobacterium alkalisoli genome is shown below.
TACATCCGGATTTACAGTTACTACTGCTGTACCACCCGTAGCACAATCTGAAGTCAATGTAGATATATCAATATCCATGTCCTCAGGCGGTGAAGCCATAATGATATCCTGCTCTATTAATGTACAGCCGTTAGCATCAACTACAGTTACCTGATAGATACCGTAATCTAAGATTGCAAATGAATGGTCTTCGTTTGTCGTGGCCGTAAAGCTATCAGCATATCCAAAGTTATTAGAAAGATAGTATGTAAACGGAGTTGTACCACCCGTTACATTTTCTATTATAATTTCACCTGCAGATACACCTGTACCAAGAGGATCACAAGTAATAGGAACCTCAGTTGTATCAAAAGCAACAGCTGTAGGTTCTGTAATTATTACATTCGTTTGAGAATCAGTACAAGCATTTGCATCTGTTACCGTAACAGTATAATTACCCGCAGGTAAACCTGTGGTTTGAGTAAAATAATCAGTACTTGTCGTAGTATTATAAACATTTATAGTGTAAGGTCCTGTACCGGTAGTGGTATCAACAACTACTGATAGCGCACCTGTGCTCTCGCCATTACATAAAATGTTTTGAGTTTGTGTTACTGAAGTTATAGACGGTAAAGTAAGCGGAGCTATAACAGTAGTGTTAGTTTCTGTTACACATCCGTTTGCATCTGTTATACGGAATCTAAATGACCCGTCTACAGCCGTCTGGTATGAAATTGAAGAACCTGTTACTGAAGCAGAAGCACCATAAGTAGTACCTCCGTCAGCAGAAACCTCATAAGTATAAGGAGATGTACCTCCATTAATAGTTACATCTATTTGAGCATCAGGTGATGCAGTACAGTCTAAACCTTTTGTAAAGGCAGCCATTGCAGTTAATGTAGGTGCAATGGTTTGTGAAACTGTATCTGTACAACCGTAAGCATCGGTAACTGTAATATTGTATGTATTTGGAGTAAGGTTGCTAAACACATTTGATGACTGGTCCGGAGCTCCGTTAAGTGAATATGTAAACGGAGCAGTACCACCTGTTACAGTAACTGTAAGTGAAGCGCCATTTGAATCATAACAAATATCAGAACCTGTTAATGAGGCTGTCAATGCCGGTGGAGTACTTAATGTAAACGTATCTGTTACTGTACAGTTGTTAGCATCTCTAACAGTAACAGTGTAAGTACCTGCCTGTGTTAAACCTGTAAATGAAGAACCCGACTGCGGACCTACTGTAGAAAGGTCTGGTTGGGTTAAAATATATTGATAGCTACCCCACCCTCCTGATGCTGAAACAGAAACACTTCCGTTTGCCACACAGGTTATTGGGTTAGATGTAGTTGCTATTGTTAATACCGATGCAGGTTGGCTTATTGTAACCGTAGCCGTAGCCGTACAGTTGGTAACATTATCAGTAACCGTAATAGTATATGTTTCGGCAGCAAGTCCTGTTAAAGGTATTGCTGTAGCTGTTGCAGAAGCAGATGAACCTACTGTTGCAGAAGCACCATTAACTATTGTATAAGTATAGTTAGTAGAGAAACCGCTTACATTAAAGTTAAGCGAACCGTCTGCTGCACCAAAACATGTAACATTGCTTACTGGCTGACCATTAACCGCAATAGGTGTTAAAGCGTTTATTGTATAGTTCTCGCTATAAGTACAACCTTTACTGTCTGTCACCATAAATGTATATGTCCCCGCACTAAGGCCTGCAAATACATTATTGGTACCGTTATTAACTACTGCCGCAGCAGGAGCTGTTATCTGGTAAGTAAACGGACCTGTACCCGACACTACTGTTAAAGTAACATCTGAAGTTAGTGTAGGACATGTTTGTGTTGTAGCACTAAATGTAAGATCTGTAGGCGGTGTAAGCGGATCTATTACAATTGAATTAATAACATATGTACATCCGTTAGCATCTTTAATTGTAACATTATAAGTACCTGCTGTTAGTCCTGTAAAGCTAGTGGAAGAAGTAAAGTTAACCCCATCTACACTATACTGATATGGAGCAGCACCTCCTGTTATGGTTGCCGTATCAACAGTAATAGTCGCTCCCGATGAACCTGCAACTGTACAGTCATAAGGCTGAGTTACACTTGCAGTACCTCCTGTTATAGGGTCCGGTTCAGTAATAGTAAATGTAAAAGGGAAATCACACGATCTGTTACCTTTAGTTTGATGTAATATAACAGTATAATCTCCGGGTGGTAATCCTGTAAACGACCCTGAATTGTTTGAAGCTATTACATTATCTAAATCATCCAGTAGCTGGAAAGAAACATTATATCCCTGAGTACTACCTATAGTATACACTATAGATCCGTTATTGGCACCATTACAGCTAACCATATTTACGGCTGTGGTATATGCCACATCAGGAACAAGATCAATAGTTACTTCGTTTGAAAGAACAGTACAGTTGTTTTTATCTACCATGATAAAAACATAATCTCCCTGTTGACCTATAGGAATATTAAATATCACACTCGTTTGGTAATCTTCAGGAGTAGGGTTTGCTAATACTCCATTATAACTGTAAACAGCATAAAGATATGGCGTTTGACCTCCAGAAGAACTCATTTGAATATTACCTTCATCACAAGATATATGCTGTGAAACAGTTGCAGTTAAATTAAGATTATTTTCATTTAATATCGTAACTGTATTACTTACAGAACAGCCATCATCGGTAGTTACTGTATATGTATAAGTACCTGCATTAAGTCCGGAAAATGTATGGTTATTATCCATTAAAGGTCCGTGAGTAACATTATATCCTCCAGGTCCTGTTAAATTAAAATAGTACTGAGGCAACACATTTTGTGCTACCAACTGAATACTTCCTAAACCATTACATGTTATATTTTCAGCAACTACATTAACAGTAAGATTTCTGTTTTGAATACCTATATTATCTATAGTAAATTCACAATACGTATTACCCGGATTAGCATCAACCCCCTGTTGTCTGAAATTTACTGTATATGTACCAGCTGTAGCAATATCAAATGATGGTCCCATACCATCAGTATAGTCATAAATAACAGTGTTAGTTGTTTGGTCTACCAGCTGATATTCATAACCTGCAGGAACATTAGTCACTGTAATATTACCATCGCTATTACAAATAATGTTTTCTTTTGTAAACTGCGGGTCAAGGTTATTTTTATACACAAAGAAGTAGTAGGTAGCCGGACAACCATCATACATAACTATTAAACGGTACTGTCCCGCTGTATCAGCTAAATAGTTTGGCCCTGTAGCTACTTCATCCCATGTTCCGTTTGGACAAACTCTCCACGGACAATCATCCGGAAGCGTTTCTAATGTTGGACATGTTGGACATATTCCGGCTGGAGTTGCTAAACATGCACTTTCATCAAGTTTTTGCCAACTTATACTTGTTGCACCGCTTATTGCCGTCTGAATAAATCTTTCATCATCTATACCACATAAAAATATATTAGGTATAACACTGCTACTGCCTTCATTAGCACATGAAGCTAACTCATCGGCATAAGGGATAACCGGATTTGGATAAAGAGAACCAGAGTTGTTAACTATAAAATGTTCTACTATAGATACACAGGGAGCAATTGCAGTATTTTCAACGTAATACTCACCTTCAAGAACACTCACTGTTTGAGATGTATATTGTACTCCTCCACCATCAAGAAGTGGAGTACCATCGCCATTAAACCATGCGTAAGTATCGTAACCGCTTGCAGCAGTAAGTACAACCGGATCGGCACATAAAATCACTGTATTTTCAAAAATACAATCATCAATGTCTACCAAAAAGTTTGATGGCCCATATTCACCAATACCACATAGAGCATCATAACTGTAAAAACTAGGATCATCAGATATTACTCCACTGTTTAATACACCCTGATATGTTGCATAAGCCTGGTTTTGTATTATGTTAGAGCAGGCATCCTGTAATTCATTACAGGAGTTTACTACCTGTACCCTGATACCTATAACATATTCAAAATCTTCTTCCTCAACTAAATTATCGGGAATAGTAAATAAGATTTCCCCCGTAGTAGCATCATAGGTCCATGTTACACCAGGTGCACCACTCACATCAATAGATTCAAAAGTCGTGTTTATAGGTAATATATCCCTAATCGTTGTATTAACAGCATCATCATTACCTATATTCTCAAATTCTATATAATAATCCAGTACCTGTCCTAAAGTTACATCTGCACCAGTTATATCATTACCTGCAAGATCATGAACACGTTTAATAAGTTTGATTTCCGGCTCAATAATTTCAACGGCAAATGTTGCTAAAAAAGCACCGTAACCATCTCCCGATGTAGTAAGCGTTAATGTTGCTCCCGTTTCGTTATTAGGTATAACACTATTGCCCGGATTATTCATGTCAAACATGTCTAAGTCCAAACCTTGTGTGTTTTCGCTGTTTGGTGTACGTGTAGTTACATAAGCTCCATTATTAGTAATAGTAGAGTTAAAAAAGTTATTGTTAGGATTAAGTGTTGTAGCCATATTGGTATATCCGCCTACAGAATTAGCCTGAAACCTTAACTGATCACCTGTTAATCCTCTATCCCCTTCCAAAGCTGCAACACCCAACCTTGCGTTAACAGGCTGTGGGTTAGGCAAGGTAACAAAACCATTAATATTAATATCAGCACTACTCGACCCACTAACACCCTTATAACCATCAAATGTGGAGATAAATTTTCCAGGTAAAGTTGGATCCTCATAAATAATAACCATTACCCATCCTGCAGAACTCGACCCATCTCTTCTCCCTTTTGCTGCTCTTAAATTTGCCAATGTGTATTGACCATTAGGGTCAGCTAAAGCCGATACTAAACCGGTAATATTTTTATAACATATAATAGGTGAATCTTTATAGGACAGAGTTATATCTAAAGGATTATAACCATCAAATATAATATCATCTTCATCTCCTACAGCATCTGCATTATTATCGGCTACAAGATCTATATAAGCCCCTCCGGGCAATTTAAACTTAACCTGATTCCAGTCTTCTATTCTTTGATTTCCGGGCGAATACGACCATTGCTGCCCGGAATTGTTACTCCTTTCATATGGATAAGTTGAAGCCCAATACAGACCGGCATATACAACTCTATGACAGCTCCCCGGAATACTCAAAGAGGCACTACTGGAACTGAAAGTTGAAGGATCCCCATCAATATCAATATATTCCATATTGTGTGAGTTATTATCCGTGCTACCGTTATAAGGGGTATTTGCCTCAGACGGATTACTTGCGGAAGCCCTGTTAAGAATATTATTTCCTACAAAAACAATATCTCCTTTTACCTTGATATTACCTCCAGAAAGTCTTGGAGAGAAATCTACAGCTACCGGAGTTTGTGCCTGCATGGCAAAACACGACAGTAAAAATCCTAACAGGATCTTAATCCTTAAATTGTGTATTCGTATATGCATTTGTGTTTGTATTGGTGTTTTAGTTGGTTTTATTGTAATTAGTCAGTTGGTTTATCGGTTTAGTTTACATTGATGCTCATCAGCCATACTGTATCAAAGTAGGTATTGTTAACATTTGAATAGTATGAGATGAGTGCATCTCTCCAGCTTGTGTGTTTTTTAAGATATACATATCTAAAATTGTTTTGCGGATTTAGGAAAAAGTCTGCTTTTATTCCCCTGTCCTTTAATTTATTAATAAACTTATCAGTATTTTCCTGCTCACTAAACACGTTTGCTATTACATAATAGCCCGGCTCAACATCTTTAATCATGAGGACATCGCCTCTTTTTGGTGCCTGTCTTACTAAATCAGTCTTTGCAGCATAATAATCTTTTATTTCCTGCTCTGTAGTAAGATCCTCTTCTTTCCTTATATACTGTGCGGAAGGAGGTTTCGATCCCGTTTTCGCTTCCCGCGTATCGTTTGGTACCAGTTCATTTGCTTTTGTTTTAGTATTATTAGTTGGTTGATTATTACTCTTATTTGCCCCACTATTATTTGCATTGTTTCCGGCTGTTACTTCTGTAGGCCTGCCTGCTGTTGCATTATTACTTTGTGGCGGCAATGCCTCTGCATTATTAGCCTTTTTAGCTTCATTTGCCATTTCGCTTTCCATAACACTACCCTCTTCATTATTTCCGTTCCCGGTAGTATTTCCGTTATTACCCATCTTTGCTGCAACAACCGCTCCTCCTGTTACTACTGCAGCTGGGTTTACTATGTTCCCCCCTTCTGAGTTATTACCTGAATTACCAGACCTTGAAGCTGTTGGATTACTACTCCCCTGTTTTGGTTTGCTTCCGGTTGAGCTTTTTTGACCTCCTTTACCAGAGCTTCTGCCCGAAACGCCATTTTCTCTTTCCCTTCTCCTTATGTTTTCCTCTTCTGCGTCAGAGCTATCTTCCACATGAATCAGATAAGGATTTTTTTCAATTTTCTCTTCCTTCTTCTTTTCTAAGGCCAATGCTGCCTCAGTAAAATTATCATAGCGTTCTATTATTACTTCGTCTTCGCTTTTAGCGTTAGGTGGTGTTGATACCACATAATATCCGCTTCTTGCTTTTTTAAGATCTTCCACTGTTTGAGGCTCAATTGCTTCTTCTCCCGGGTCTTTCCTCTTCATGTTGAGCATTTCAGTTTTTGCTCTTTCCAGTTTTACTGCCTGCTCCCTTTTTGCATAGTCTTTAAGGTTTTTAACCTTGTTATCAAACTCTGCCTTGTTTATTTTATTTATGGAGTCTTCTCTAATTAGTGCATCAAGTAAATACTGACTATCCTCATCAAGCTCCATTCTCAGTTTTTCAAAGTCGGCTCCTTTCTCTAAATATTCCTCTTCTTCTTCCTCCGCCTCTTCAGCTATTTTGTCTTCCTTAAGTTTTTCTTCCAATTGTGCCAGTGTATCGCCAGCCTTTTTATTTTGTTGCCTCAGGCTAAGCTTATCTTTTAGCTTAAACGACATGATAATTTCATGCGAGGGGCCCAGGTTTACTAATCCATCCTTTACTGTTCTTTCGTAGGTATAACCTAAGGAAAGCCTTTTAGTTAAATGGAAACCTGCCCCAATTCCTACCCCGTAATAATTATCTACCGAGGTTTGCAGCCATCCTAACCTTGGAAAGTTTACCAGTAAAAAACCATTAAGGCTAAAACCGTATAACTCGCTCATCTTACCTCTCAGGCCAAGGTTAAAATCACTATCCTTAAAAAGGTCCTTCATGGCCACCATTTTGTGTGTATACATTAGGTGCATGGAATATGTTTTGTCAGTATACTTCTCTGACATCTCATCCGATTTAAAATCGTAATCCACTACATTCTCTGCATACACTCCAAGGTCAAAATCTTTATAATTAAAGTTTATCCCTGGCTTGATACTAACCAATGAATTGTTTCTAAGCTCTAATATCAGCGGGTCCGGCTCACCTGTTACCGTTCTTGTTTTATTAACTCCGCTATTGTAATAAGCGATGTTAAAGCCAAGAGTAAGGTTCATTCTTTCCTGAAGCCTTATGTTGTAAGAGTAGTTTGCTACTCCCCCAAAACTGGTTATTACCCCAACGTTTTGCTGATAAATACCAAAACCAAGTCCTGACTTATCTGAAAATCGTCCGGTATAAGTAAGCATATATACCTTTGGAGAATCGTCAAACTGTACCCACTGGTTACGATGATATAGCGAAACGTATGTATTATCTTCCCTGACAAAAGAGAAAGCCGGATTGTATAAGAACCTATTAAACTTTAAATTGTTCTGGTACGGAATATTAAAGGTAACTACAGGCGCATCCTGAGCGCTTACCTTTGTAAAAGCGGCTATAAAAACTAATATGAAAAATAAGGAGTGGTAGTTTTTTATCATCCGTTATTCAACAATAGTTATAGAGCCTCTCTTAGTAATCTCATTATCTTCCATAATGGTGTAATAATACACCAGGCTTTTTGTGGAATATGTAAAATCACTCTCCGGCCAGTTATTCATATAATTTGAAGCCCTGAATACAATTGTACCACTTGGGGCATATATCACAATTTCTACATTATCCTTGTTTACATATTTTGCAGGCAATGCCCACTTATCGTTTTTACCGTCGTTGTTTGGTGTAATTGTATTAGGTATGGCTATAACATTGTTTTCTACTACGCTTACCATTACTTCTCTTGTTTCCTCACAATCCCCTACAGTTGCCACTACGGTATATAAACCACCCTGAGAAACCTCAACACTTGGAGAGTTTGAAACAACCACCCCGTTTAAATACCATGTGTAGCTTTCGGCTCCACTTGCAGTAATTGTTGATGTTGTCCCTTCCGGAAGATCAAATGTAGGTCCGGTGCTTATAGCTACCTGAGACATATCATATGGTATTACTTCCAGTACATTAGAAGAAATAGTACAGTTCTCATAGCTTACCTCCATAAAATAGCTTCCGCCTTCGGTAACGGCTATAGAGTTACTGTTACCTATTACTGTGCTGCTTCCTACCTTATACCATTTGTAAGTATAAGCACTATCATTAACATTAGAAGTTATATTTATCGTGGTACCTTCTGCACAAAATACATCGTTTGTAGCTATGGTAACATTATCAATAAATCCAAGATTTACAGTTATTGTATTTGAAGCAATAGGTCCAAAGTCAGGTATTGTAACCTCAAGGTGATATTCACCACTTTCATTTACGGTAATACTTGTTCCTGTTGCTCCAGATATAGGAGTTCCATTATTGTACCACTGGTATCCGTAACCATAGTTGTTGTCAAGAATATCTATAGTACCACCCATAGGTCTTAAGGCATCAAATACAACTATATTTAGTGATGTAGCCGTATCGGCACATTCCACAAAGTCTCCATCTGGCGCAATCTGTATATCAAAGCCTATAGGATAAGTCATAATAAAGGTAAGTTCCTTTACTATACTACAATCCTGTGTTTGTTTAACTTCTATCTTATATTCACCTGCTGTGTTTACATACATTGAAGATGTAGTCTCAGTCGGTAAAACAACACCATCTTTATACCATGTAAATATTGGTGACAAGGCATTTGTAGTTACAGACAGCACTTTGTTCTCTCCCGGTATAATAACATCTTCGAGCGGAGTATCCGGAGTTAAGCTGAAATCACTTAATATTAAATCAAGAGTATTAGACACAAATGAACAGCTAGGTGTAGTTACTACCACATAATACTCGCCTTCTGCTATAGCCGTATAAACCGGGTTGTTTCCTGTTGCTACAGAAACACCGTCCTTAAACCACTCATATCCATAAGAAGGAATAGTTACACTAGAGGTAAGGTCTACCTGCGGATCATCAGGACAAAGCAGGCCACTTTGCGATATATCTACAGTACCTATACTCAATGTTATTGATACTGTGTTAGACAGTAAGGCAGAGAATCCCGGCATAATAACCTGTAGCCTGTAATTACCATTTTGGGTGGCATCGTTTACAGTATAAGATGGCGATGTAGCTCCCGGTATTGCAACACCGTTAAGGAACCACTGATAAGCATATCCTAAATCAGTCATTGGGATATTACCCTCAGAAGTTATAGCAATAAAACTTGATATATCTAAATCTACCGATGTACTCGCACATGGTGAATAAGAAGCATCCGGAGCTATAGCTATTGTAAATCCTGTAGGGTAACCCAAAACAAATGTCATTTGAGTAGTAGTGGTACAACCTATTGTTTGGGTTATGGTCACAACATACTGTCCATCCTGAGTTGCAGTTAAAGTACCTGTTGTTTCAGGTAAGGCAACCCCGTTTCTTGTCCATGCAAACTGAGGTCCCATAGCATCTGTAGTAACAGTGATAAGTTTATTTTGCCCCGGCAGTATTATATCTACCACAGGGTTAGTACTGTTTACCGAAATCGTTTCTAAAGTAACAGTAATGGTATTAGACTGCATGTTACAGGTACCATTACCTACCGTTATGTAGTAATCGCCTACTGCATTTGCAGAGTATGTCGCTGAGTTGGCTCCCGGTATTGCAACTCCATCCTTGTACCACTGGAAGCTATAAGATGGCGCTGTTAAACTTGATGAAAGTAAAGTTGTACTTCCCGGACAAATTGTAGCTGTACCGCTTATGGTTACCGTTTGTACCGCAAGGTTTATATTAACCGTATTTGACACAACAGGTGCAAAGTCCGGAAGTGTTATCTGTAAATAATAGTTACCGTTTTGTGCAGCACTTGTTATGGTTAAGCTTGGCGTAGTAGCGCCTGCCACTGCAACACCATCCTTAAACCACTGATAAGCATAACCCAAATCGGTCATTGGTACATTTCCTGATGGTGTTATGGCAATAAAGTTTGTTATATCCAGCGTAGCACTTGTACTGGTACATGCTAAATAACCTGCCTGAGGAGCTATGGTAACATCAAAACCTGTTGGATACTCAAGCACAAAAGTGTACTGTGCTGTTGCAGCACAGCCTACTGTTTGTGTTACTGTTACAACATACTCACCATCCTGGGTAGCGTTGATTGTTGAAGTAGTGCCTGCAAT
Proteins encoded:
- a CDS encoding PorP/SprF family type IX secretion system membrane protein — its product is MIKNYHSLFFILVFIAAFTKVSAQDAPVVTFNIPYQNNLKFNRFLYNPAFSFVREDNTYVSLYHRNQWVQFDDSPKVYMLTYTGRFSDKSGLGFGIYQQNVGVITSFGGVANYSYNIRLQERMNLTLGFNIAYYNSGVNKTRTVTGEPDPLILELRNNSLVSIKPGINFNYKDFDLGVYAENVVDYDFKSDEMSEKYTDKTYSMHLMYTHKMVAMKDLFKDSDFNLGLRGKMSELYGFSLNGFLLVNFPRLGWLQTSVDNYYGVGIGAGFHLTKRLSLGYTYERTVKDGLVNLGPSHEIIMSFKLKDKLSLRQQNKKAGDTLAQLEEKLKEDKIAEEAEEEEEEYLEKGADFEKLRMELDEDSQYLLDALIREDSINKINKAEFDNKVKNLKDYAKREQAVKLERAKTEMLNMKRKDPGEEAIEPQTVEDLKKARSGYYVVSTPPNAKSEDEVIIERYDNFTEAALALEKKKEEKIEKNPYLIHVEDSSDAEEENIRRRERENGVSGRSSGKGGQKSSTGSKPKQGSSNPTASRSGNSGNNSEGGNIVNPAAVVTGGAVVAAKMGNNGNTTGNGNNEEGSVMESEMANEAKKANNAEALPPQSNNATAGRPTEVTAGNNANNSGANKSNNQPTNNTKTKANELVPNDTREAKTGSKPPSAQYIRKEEDLTTEQEIKDYYAAKTDLVRQAPKRGDVLMIKDVEPGYYVIANVFSEQENTDKFINKLKDRGIKADFFLNPQNNFRYVYLKKHTSWRDALISYYSNVNNTYFDTVWLMSINVN